From a single Lolium rigidum isolate FL_2022 chromosome 7, APGP_CSIRO_Lrig_0.1, whole genome shotgun sequence genomic region:
- the LOC124672180 gene encoding 7-deoxyloganetic acid glucosyltransferase-like: MQGCSMISQSFNMDEMDEAMDLGEYAHAGLHVTFLHSDHNRRRLGLAAAGAEASSPWLRFLSVPDGLPDDHPRSAGKLLEFMESMQTHTSVAYRALLVSLRAGAPGRDDGFPPVTCVVADGIVLPFAIDVAEELGVPAIAFRTASACSFLAYLSVPELVELGEAPAPAGADLDAPVHGVPGMEGFLRRRDLPSFCRGHAEDGGLDPMLQMLHEFTAHSSNARALIFNTAASLERSALAHVAPRMRDVFAIGPLHAMFQAPAAGGALWREDDGCTAWLDGHADRSIVYVSLGSLAVISLEQFTEYS, from the exons ATGCAGGGGTGCAGCATGATCAGCCAGTCCTTCAATATGGATGAGATGGACGAAGCCATGGATCTTGGGGAAT ACGCCCACGCCGGCCTCCACGTCACGTTCCTCCACAGCGACCACAACCGACGGAGGCTAGGCCTCGCCGCCGCAGGGGCGGAGGCTAGCTCGCCGTGGCTCCGGTTCCTGTCCGTGCCGGACGGCCTCCCCGACGACCACCCCCGCTCGGCGGGAAAGCTCCTCGAGTTCATGGAGTCCATGCAGACGCACACGAGCGTCGCCTACCGCGCCCTGCTTGTGTCCCTGCGCGCGGGTGCACCAGGTCGCGACGACGGCTTCCCTCCCGTGACATGCGTCGTCGCCGACGGGATAGTACTGCCGTTCGCGATCGACGTCGCGGAGGAGCTCGGCGTCCCGGCGATCGCCTTCCGGACGGCCAGCGCGTGCAGCTTCCTCGCCTACCTGTCCGTGCCCGAGCTCGTGGAGCTCGGCGAGGCCCCCGCCCCCGCAGGCGCCGACCTCGACGCGCCGGTCCACGGCGTCCCGGGGATGGAGGGCTTCCTGCGCCGGCGAGACCTCCCGAGCTTCTGCCGCGGCCACGCCGAGGACGGCGGCCTCGACCCCATGCTGCAGATGCTCCACGAGTTCACCGCGCACAGCAGCAATGCTCGGGCGCTCATATTCAACACGGCCGCGTCGCTGGAGCGGTCCGCACTCGCGCACGTCGCGCCGCGCATGCGCGACGTGTTCGCCATCGGCCCTCTCCACGCCATGTTCCaggcgccggcggccggcggcgccctgtGGCGCGAGGACGACGGCTGCACGGCGTGGCTCGACGGGCACGCGGACCGGTCCATCGTGTACGTGAGCCTCGGGAGCCTCGCCGTCATCTCGCTCGAGCAGTTCACCGAGTactcataa